The sequence CCGAGTACGCACTGCTGCTCTCCGATCGGGCGCCCGCGGTCCAGGGTGATCAGATCGCGGGTTGCGGTGAACGCCAGGCCCGGTTGGCGGTGACCGCACTGGCCGGGCTGCACGCGCCCACTTGGTGCGACCAACGATGGCTGACCTTTCCCGGCCTGGCCATGACCCAGCTGGACGAGGCCGGCGCCAAGGGCATGGGTGACATCGCCCGGATGTGCGCCGGGGCATGCGTTGAGCGTCTCGGCGCCCAACTCGGTGACGCGGACTGCGCGACGTTGACCGCTGCGCTGGACCTCATCACCCCGTGGGTGTCGGCGCCGCTGGGCCGGTTCGCGTTGATCCATGGCGACTACCGGCTGGACAACATGCTGTTCAGTCCCGACGGGGACCAGATTTGGGTGGTCGACTGGCAGACGCTGGGTGTTGGGCTGCCGGCCCGGGACCTGGCGTTCTTCACCGGCACCAGCTTGGCGTCCGAGCTGCGCAGAGAGATCGAAGCTGACCTGGTCACCGACTATCACCGCGCGCTGCTGGGCCACGGCGTCACCGATTACGACCGAGAAACCTGTTGGCAGGACTACCGGTTCGGCGCGCTGCAGGTGCCGCTGATCTGCGCGCTCGGGCTGGTGTTCGCGACCGACACGGACCGCGGCGACGACATGTTCGTCACGATGCTGCAGCGCGGCTGCCAGGCCATCCGCGATCTGGGCACGCTGGAGCTGGTCGGCGAGCTGGCCGGCTGAGCCCGCGTACACGCCGAAGAAGGAGAGGTCGGGGTCTGATGGATGCTCAATCGCAGGGGCCGCGCCCGCCCGAGGGGGACTGGCTGGGAACGCCGTACCTGTCGTTTCGGCGGGAGGGGCCGATCGCGGTCTGCACCCTGGATCGCCCCGAAGCCCGCAATGCGATGACGCCGGCCATGTACTTCGGCCTGCGGTATGCGGTGGGCCGGGTCAATCAGGATCCGGAGCTGGCCGGGCTGTTGATCACCGGCACCGCAGACGTATTCGCCCCCGGCGGGGACATGGGCGGTGGCGGGGCGGACGACTGGCTCACGTTCGGGGCCGCGCTGGGCATGGACATCACCCCGTTCGACACCCTGCGCAGTTCGGTCAAGCCGGTGGTCTCCGCGGTCAACGGGCTGTGCCAGGGCGGTGGGCTGCAGATCGCGCTCTGCAGTGACATGGCCGTGGTCAGCGACCGCGCTACCTTCCGGGTGCCCGAGCTGTTCCGCGGCATCGCCGACACCTACTACAGCCAGATGCTGGCGCGAGTGATCGGACCGGTCCGAACCCGCGACCTGATGTTCACCGGCCGCACCTTCGGTGCGCAGGAAGCCCTCGACTGGGGCATGGTGGCACGTGTGGTGCCGCACGAGGAACTGGCCGACGCCGCACGCGACGTGCTGGCGCAGTGCTGCCGCACCGCGCCGGCCGCGCGTGCCGTGGTGAAGGCCAGCCTGGACTCCTACCTCGGCCTGTTCGACCGGATCGGGATGAACACGAGTTTGGGTGCGCCGGAGGCCGTCGAAGGGTTCCGTGCCTTCAAAGAGCGCAGGTCACCGGCGTGGGTGCATCCCGACCTGCGGGTCGACGGCCGGCTTTGAAGACGGCACTTTGGGGCGTTTGCGCCAGATGAGAATGAGTGTGCACAAAAATCAGAATCGAGTATCGCAGAATTCACGAATCGGATAAGATTCACGCGCACTGTCTCGGGAGGAGCCTGTCTTTATGGGGATGAAGGACCTGATCCGCTGGTCCCCGGAATCGGCGAGGGTTCGTCTGGCGGGGCCGATGGAGGCGGTCGGCGGGCTTTTCGCCATGTCGGTGGACGCCGTCAGGTTCTTGTTCAAACGTCCGTTCCAGGCCCGGGAATTCATCGAGCAGTCCTGGTTCGTCGCGCGCGTCTCGCTTGCGCCGACGTTGCTGGTGGCCATTCCGTTCACGGTCCTGGTCAGCTTCATCCTCAACATCCTGCTGCGCGAGCTCGGTGCGGCGGACCTGTCCGGTGCCGGCGCGGCGTTCGGCGCGGTCACCCAGGTCGGTCCGATGGTGACGGTGTTGATCGTGGCGGGGGCCGGTGCCACCGCGATGTGTGCTGACCTGGGGTCGCGCACGATTCGCGAAGAGATCGACGCCATGGAGGTCTTGGGCATCAACCCGGTGCAACGGCTGGTGACACCGCGGATGCTCGCCGCCGGGCTGGTGGCGCTGCTGCTCAACAGCCTCGTGGTGATCATCGGCATCCTTGGTGGCTACGTCTTCTCGGTCTTCGTGCAAGACGTCAACCCGGGCGCGTTCGCGGCCGGGATCACCCTGCTGACCGGAGTTCCCGAGCTGGTCATCTCCTGCGTCAAGGCAGCGCTGTTCGGGCTGATCGCCGGAATGGTCGCCTGCTACCGCGGCTTGACGATCTCCGGCGGCGGCGCCAAAGCCGTCGGCAACGCGGTGAACGAAACCGTGGTGTACGCCTTCATGTCCCTGTTCGTGGTCAACGTGGTGGTCACCGCGATCGGCATCAAGATGACGGCGCGCTGAGCCGTGGCGCTTCGTGCTCTGGCGGCGGTCTATCCGGGTGTCACCCGGCAGCTCCGGCGACCGATCGCCGCGATGGGGCGCATCGGCGACCACACGCTGTTCTACGGCAAGGCGATCGCCACCACACCGTTCGCGTTCGCCCACTACCGTCGCGAGGTCATCCGGCTGATCGCCGAAATCAGCATGGGCACCGGCACCCTGGCGATGATCGGCGGCACGGTGGTGATCGTCGGCTTCCTGACCCTGGCGGCCGGCGGCACCCTGGCGGTGCAGGGATACAGCTCGCTGGGCAACATCGGCATCGAGGCCCTGACCGGATTCCTGGCGGCATTCATCAACGTGCGCATCTCGGCCCCGGTGGTCGCGGGGATCGGCCTGGCCGCCACCTTCGGCGCCGGGGTCACCGCGCAGCTGGGGGCCATGCGGATCAACGAGGAGATCGACGCGCTGGAATCGATGGCCATCCGCCCGATCGCCTACCTGGTCAGCACCCGCATCGTCGCCGGGCTGGTCGCGATCGTTCCGCTGTATGCCATCGCGGTGATCCTGTCGTTCGTGGCCAGTCGCTTCACCACGGTGTTCTTGTTCGGTCAGTCGGCCGGCCTCTACGACCACTATTTCCGCACGTTCCTCAACCCCATCGACCTGTTGTGGTCGTTCCTGCAGGCCTTCTTGATGGCGATCACCATCTTGTTGATCCATACCTATTTCGGCTATTTCGCCGCCGGTGGTCCGGCCGGGGTCGGCGTCGCGGTGGGCAACGCGGTGCGGACCTCGCTGATCGTCGTCGTCTCGGTGACGCTGTTGGTCTCACTGTCGGTCTACGGGGCCAGCGGCAACTTCAACCTGGCCGGGTAGCTACCGGCATTCGCGCACGTCGCGGTAGTGGTATTGGCATTCTCATTTTTTGCAAGTACCGTATCCATCGATGAGCGACCCAGTGCAGACCTCCTCAGGGATTCCGCTGAAACCGGTATACGGCCCGGACGACCGGCGCGAAGAGCCGCCGGCTCCCGGGACGTATCCCTTCACCCGCGGAAACTTCGAGTCCGGCTACCGCGGACGGCTGTGGACGTTTCGTCAGTACTCCGGCTTCGGCACCGCCGAGGAGTCCAACCGGCGCTACCAATACCTGCTGAGCCAGGGCGGAACCGGGCTGTCGGTGGCCCTGGACCTACCCACCCAGTGCGGGTACGACTCCGACGACCCGGAGGTCGGTGAAGAAGTCGGCCGGGTCGGGGTGGCGGTAGACACCCTGGCCGACGCCGAGATCCTGTTCGACTCCATCCCGCTGGACAAGATCAGCACCAGCTTCACCATCAACGGCACCGCCGCCATCCTGCTGGCCTTCTACGTGGCCGCCGCCGAGCGGTCCGGGGTGCCACGCGCCAAGCTCACCGGCACCATCCAGAACGACATCCTCAAGGAGTACGCGTCGCGCGGCACCTGGATCTGGCCGCCCGAACCGTCCCTGCGCCTGATCGCCGACACCATCGAGTTCTGCGCCGCCGAAGTACCGCGATTCAACGCGATCTCGGTG is a genomic window of Mycolicibacter heraklionensis containing:
- a CDS encoding phosphotransferase family protein, producing MTSVRQIPRHPHDVTSQWLSAVLSARGEPVEVASVDVVPVGTGQTGATYRVAARYADNPADLPASFVIKLPAGEDAVRDRVVLGYRSECAFYRDVADGVKIPIPQCFHCEITDDATEYALLLSDRAPAVQGDQIAGCGERQARLAVTALAGLHAPTWCDQRWLTFPGLAMTQLDEAGAKGMGDIARMCAGACVERLGAQLGDADCATLTAALDLITPWVSAPLGRFALIHGDYRLDNMLFSPDGDQIWVVDWQTLGVGLPARDLAFFTGTSLASELRREIEADLVTDYHRALLGHGVTDYDRETCWQDYRFGALQVPLICALGLVFATDTDRGDDMFVTMLQRGCQAIRDLGTLELVGELAG
- a CDS encoding enoyl-CoA hydratase/isomerase family protein translates to MDAQSQGPRPPEGDWLGTPYLSFRREGPIAVCTLDRPEARNAMTPAMYFGLRYAVGRVNQDPELAGLLITGTADVFAPGGDMGGGGADDWLTFGAALGMDITPFDTLRSSVKPVVSAVNGLCQGGGLQIALCSDMAVVSDRATFRVPELFRGIADTYYSQMLARVIGPVRTRDLMFTGRTFGAQEALDWGMVARVVPHEELADAARDVLAQCCRTAPAARAVVKASLDSYLGLFDRIGMNTSLGAPEAVEGFRAFKERRSPAWVHPDLRVDGRL
- a CDS encoding MlaE family ABC transporter permease — encoded protein: MKDLIRWSPESARVRLAGPMEAVGGLFAMSVDAVRFLFKRPFQAREFIEQSWFVARVSLAPTLLVAIPFTVLVSFILNILLRELGAADLSGAGAAFGAVTQVGPMVTVLIVAGAGATAMCADLGSRTIREEIDAMEVLGINPVQRLVTPRMLAAGLVALLLNSLVVIIGILGGYVFSVFVQDVNPGAFAAGITLLTGVPELVISCVKAALFGLIAGMVACYRGLTISGGGAKAVGNAVNETVVYAFMSLFVVNVVVTAIGIKMTAR
- a CDS encoding ABC transporter permease; translation: MGRIGDHTLFYGKAIATTPFAFAHYRREVIRLIAEISMGTGTLAMIGGTVVIVGFLTLAAGGTLAVQGYSSLGNIGIEALTGFLAAFINVRISAPVVAGIGLAATFGAGVTAQLGAMRINEEIDALESMAIRPIAYLVSTRIVAGLVAIVPLYAIAVILSFVASRFTTVFLFGQSAGLYDHYFRTFLNPIDLLWSFLQAFLMAITILLIHTYFGYFAAGGPAGVGVAVGNAVRTSLIVVVSVTLLVSLSVYGASGNFNLAG